Proteins encoded within one genomic window of Theobroma cacao cultivar B97-61/B2 chromosome 7, Criollo_cocoa_genome_V2, whole genome shotgun sequence:
- the LOC18593703 gene encoding LOW QUALITY PROTEIN: (-)-germacrene D synthase (The sequence of the model RefSeq protein was modified relative to this genomic sequence to represent the inferred CDS: substituted 1 base at 1 genomic stop codon) — MLSDRDSEIPLGNVRAHFCSRIYSSCPQSFQSVKRTDREEILLKHQTALNQQQPFTTVSLKISIEVSAATLSAPTQHAELPEISRRSAGYHPTIWGDHFLSYASNSLENDGDDNNKQEHQKLNNELRKMLMADQVDKPLEKLKLIDAIQRLGFSYHFEKVIDLVLQQMHSSHDDCDIGVNDEDLYTISLKFRLLRQNGYKMSSDAFNKFRDSEGKFKECLINDVQGMLSLYEATHLRVHGEDILDQALAFTTTHLETMATCLNSSLAAQISQALRQPIRKGLTRIEARHYIPVYEEDPSHSEAVLTFAKLDFNMLQRLHQEEVSEIAKWWKDLDFSRKLPFIRDRVIEXYFWALGVYFEPEYRLARRILTKVIAMTSVIDDIYDVYGTLEELALFTSAVERWDISEKDHLPEYMQICYQALLDVCKETEETMTEEGKLYRLDYAIEAMKNQVRAYFREAEWFHNHHVPTMEEYMAVALVTSSYAMLATTSFVGMGDVATKEVFESLFSDPKMVTASSIVCRLMDDIVSHKFEQKRGHVASAIECYTKQHGATEEEAVKEFRKQIADAWKDINEECLYPTTVPMPLLTRILNLARVIDVVYKTEDGYTHAGVMLKDFVASLLIDPVPI, encoded by the exons AAATCCTCTTGAAGCATCAAACAGCACTCAACCAGCAGCAGCCCTTTACAACagtttctttaaaaatatctattgAAGTTTCAGCAGCAACTCTTTCTGCTCCTACCCAACATGCTGAACTGCCTGAAATCAGTCGTCGTTCGGCAGGTTATCATCCCACCATCTGGGGTGACCATTTTCTCTCATATGCCTCGAACTCTTTG GAAAATGATGGTGATGACAACAACAAGCAAGAGCATCAGAAGCTGAATAATGAATTGAGGAAGATGCTAATGGCTGATCAGGTTGATAAACCATTggaaaaattaaagttgattGATGCAATCCAACGCCTAGGGTTTTCCTATCATTTCGAAAAAGTGATTGACCTAGTGCTGCAGCAAATGCACTCGTCCCACGACGATTGTGATATTGGGGTCAATGATGAGGACCTTTATACCATTTCTCTCAAATTTCGTCTGCTTCGACAAAATGGTTATAAAATGTCAAGTG ATGCCTTCAACAAATTCAGGGACAGTGAAGGGAAGTTCAAGGAATGTCTTATCAATGATGTTCAAGGAATGTTAAGCTTGTATGAGGCCACGCATTTGAGGGTGCATGGGGAAGACATTCTGGATCAAGCACTTGCTTTCACTACTACTCACCTTGAGACCATGGCTACCTGCTTGAACTCTTCTCTTGCAGCACAAATTAGTCAAGCTTTAAGGCAACCAATCAGAAAAGGCTTGACAAGGATTGAGGCCAGGCACTACATCCCTGTCTATGAAGAAGACCCCTCCCATAGTGAAGCTGTATTAACCTTTGCGAAGTTAGATTTCAATATGTTGCAAAGGTTGCACCAGGAAGAAGTTAGTGAAATTGCAAA GTGGTGGAAAGACTTGGATTTTTCAAGGAAGCTGCCTTTTATCAGAGACAGAGTGATAGAGTGATACTTTTGGGCATTGGGAGTGTACTTTGAGCCTGAATATAGGTTGGCCAGAAGAATATTAACCAAAGTCATTGCCATGACTTCTGTTATTGATGATATCTATGATGTGTATGGCACACTTGAAGAACTTGCTCTCTTTACAAGTGCAGTTGAGAG GTGGGATATATCTGAAAAAGATCACCTACCGGAGTACATGCAAATCTGTTATCAGGCACTCCTAGATGTTTGCAAAGAAACTGAAGAAACAATGACAGAAGAAGGAAAATTATACCGCCTTGACTATGCCATAGAAGCT ATGAAAAATCAAGTTAGAGCTTACTTTCGCGAAGCTGAATGGTTCCATAACCACCACGTACCGACCATGGAGGAGTACATGGCAGTTGCATTAGTTACCTCTTCCTATGCAATGCTTGCAACCACTTCTTTTGTAGGAATGGGAGATGTTGCAACCAAAGAAGTTTTCGAATCGTTGTTTAGTGACCCCAAGATGGTTACTGCCTCTTCCATTGTCTGTAGACTCATGGATGACATTGTGTCCCACAAG TTTGAGCAAAAGAGGGGACACGTAGCATCAGCCATTGAATGCTACACGAAGCAGCATGGTGCTacagaagaagaagctgtCAAGGAATTTCGCAAACAAATTGCTGATGCATGGAAAGATATAAATGAAGAATGCTTGTATCCAACAACAGTCCCCATGCCACTCCTCACTCGGATTCTCAACCTTGCACGCGTAATCGATGTAGTTTACAAGACTGAAGATGGCTATACTCATGCAGGAGTGATGCTCAAGGACTTTGTAGCTTCTCTGCTCATTGATCCTGTGCCTATATGA